From the Bombus pascuorum chromosome 7, iyBomPasc1.1, whole genome shotgun sequence genome, one window contains:
- the LOC132908825 gene encoding chromosome transmission fidelity protein 8 homolog, whose amino-acid sequence MYISHTYVCKHRLPPKLSMIVPIKKDGECEEWAIVELQGDLKFSSMNITNVYIGDLHFTKSGTPILIIGIHVLQGKEMALQKPFAVLVKKKNEETNTANTSEVKTAYIIKAIVKKKLIFKSRPKPIVTNVPKCH is encoded by the exons atgtatatctcaCATACATATGTGTGTAAACACCGCTTACCGCCAAAACTCAGTATGATCGTACCAATAAAGAA AGATGGTGAATGTGAGGAATGGGCAATTGTTGAGTTACAAGgtgatttaaaatttagttCCATGAATATTACGAATGTATATATCGGAGATTTGCACTTTACAAAATCTGGTACACCTATACTTATAATCGGCATTCATGTATTACAAGGAAAAGAAATGGCACTTCAAAAACCATTTGCAgttttagttaaaaaaaagaatgaagaaACTAATACAGCTAATACTTCCGAAGTAAAAACGGCATACATTATTAAAGCAAttgtaaagaagaaattaatttttaagtcTAGGCCAAAACCTATTGTAACAAATGTCCCAAAATGTCATTAA